Part of the Sporomusa termitida genome, ATCAATATGAATATCGGCGGCAGCCCCCTCTTCCAGGATGACCTCCACTGTTTCTTTCAAATACTTCCAGGTAAACCGCTGCCATAATTTAGGTGAGAAAAATTCACTGGCCCCGCGGGCCGGAGACATAAAGACAATCGAGGCATTCGTTGCCCTTATTTGCTGCCGCAGCGTTTCGAGGCATTCTTTTTGAATCACATCAAGGACCGCTTCCACCTTATCCGGAATCTTATACAAATCCCGCATAAATTTCGGCATGGAGCGGCCGCCGCCCAGGAGTTCCGGTACGGCAACACCGATAATGGGCGAATAAATCATATAACCGGCATCTTCAAAATTTTTAACAAACTGCGGTGTTTGCGCCAGATCCTCCATAATTTGCGGGAGCGGATAATGCAGTCTGTTTACCAGATAATCCTGCATAAAAGGCCCCCAGCCCTTATTGAGTATCGTATCATAATCCTCTACTGTCATGACTTCTTTCTCGTCCAGCTGCCACAGGGAATTGTCCGGCAGCTCCTGGCCGGGCAGCTTCACATGGGTCATAAACAGCAGC contains:
- a CDS encoding uroporphyrinogen decarboxylase family protein: MKTPQELLLERKTRVHKAIALEKPDRTPVIIMADAFCANHMGVKMSEFCSSIVVQNQTMLNSAKALGDIDGMNAPYAAGPLFPLLFMTHVKLPGQELPDNSLWQLDEKEVMTVEDYDTILNKGWGPFMQDYLVNRLHYPLPQIMEDLAQTPQFVKNFEDAGYMIYSPIIGVAVPELLGGGRSMPKFMRDLYKIPDKVEAVLDVIQKECLETLRQQIRATNASIVFMSPARGASEFFSPKLWQRFTWKYLKETVEVILEEGAAADIHIDSNWARDLEYFRTLPKGKCIFETDNATDIYKVKEVIGDVMCIKGDVPAAKLTLGTPDEVYDYSSQLIRDMGPGFILSSGCSIPPNAKVENVKAMIAAATGK